aATAACGGCATGTTTtctggtcaaaatagggcaaaattgttcaattttccATGCTTTTTGCTGCAGCTTTCAAATAGCAGAATTCATGTTGATCttgggccaaaatagtctgaaattgaattgaacaaaatatgatagtccccctttagttaaaccaaaaaTTGAcaactgacttgagtgcacatgctttcctcggcacgtgagttcggggcctcaaaattttggcctggcccagggcccccataaggtaggctaaatctcgcctggttaaaagggcctgtactgctccttgtccatggcccctgaggctcttgctacgcccctgacttTAGCGCTGAAAACCTTTGGCAACACTCCACAGAACTCAGTCATCCAAGAAACGTAGAAAATAAATTATCAAACAATGATGACAGTCACATGAAGTATGACCATGCTGGCTTTACCTTTTTGGAGgcactgggccaggccaaaatttggaggcccaaactCACCGTAAGGAAGGATATGCACTTAAGTGGACAAGtttggtttaggtataagatCCATAATGGCAGCGGAACCATTACAATTTAGAGACAGACACGCATATATTTAACCAGGATATTTGCGCCAGAAGAGCACAAAAATGAAGTGAAATTTGCTATGGGCCAGTGCCCAAGAAGCACTCAAAATTGTGCAAttgcctattttggccaaaaacatggtAATTTTGGGCCACAAAGCAAGATCCATAACTCAATTGTAGAGGCCCCAAAATTATGGGGCCATGGAACAAGGTCCATGGGTAATAGCCAAAAATGTGTCTTTACCTTGCTAGTATTCCTCTTCTCTGGAACAAACCCACTGCTTGTTGATGGTTCATTTTCCATTCTAGCTGACTTGATTATCTGGCATATTCAGAGAAAAACAATAAGATAAATAACAGAATTTAATATGTACTAGACCAGTTGAATGTCAAAAAAATAAGCCAATAATTATGTATGAGATAAGAAACCAAACACAAGATGCAATCCACATGCCAACATTGACAAGTTTAGATTTGTGACTGAAAACCAGTGAATATGAAACTGAATGACATTGACTACGGTACATAGTACAGCGTCAAGCACCCTATGTTTGAACATAGCCTCTCAAATGATGTCATTGCAAATTCAGTCCTGAAATAGTTGGTGTACTTTTACCCACTGGTGTAATTATAACTGGATCAGGTTTTACATATAACATTTGTAAGTGCAGGGAATGACCTTTTTTTCGCTTCCCATTAATAACTGCAAGTTCTACAtgcgatgccccccccccccccaaaaaaaataaccTGTTTTTTTTAATATGGGTTGAAGGACATTTGAAGTAGGGTCAATTTGGGATTATTGTggtatttttgatgaaatttctttcctgaaggctaaATATTACCCTATATGTGACCCtcgcacaactgagccctgaagtcgccaatcatcatttttgagatattgaaccaaaatattctgcttgaaattagctttaaaatgatgtatatcatgtatatagtacttgacatttaagtagtgaaaaatcaataaaacagtcaataaagcctttgttttctattgtttactGTTAAgtttgatggagcatatctcaatagtggcactggcgacatccgcctcagttgtgccgagggtcacATATTATCACCGAAAGCTTGAAAATTGTGCAAATGTAATGATTTTTTGGCTAACATATCAATTTTGAACATGTACAGAGTATTTGTGAAAAAGTAATTTCTAAAAATCAATTAAATGTTAGCCCCAAAATGGCTTATTTGACCTGATTTTAGCCAAAACttgttaaaaacaaacattttccgtaaaatctgggttggtcactCCCGTAAAACCGAGGGTTTTTTTCATTGCCTAATGGAATCTGATGCATCCGGCTGATGCGACTCATCATTTTGTGCAACAAaggtttgaaataaaatattattcaaaatctgacaaattataattttttaaacttACATTCTTCTCAGTTGCTCCTCACTGCAGTGCTATGGGATAACGCAAAAAGATGACACGCTGAAAAGGATTGGAAAGATTTGGCATTAATAAAAGTGCAACCTTCCCTGACCCCTATTTTAGCACCAAAAATTTGATTACCCcctaccaccgatacaccttaccctctAAACAGGCaacaattgaattgaaattgatcagttattttaaataaaataaacacactatctgtagtcatcttgtgactgaatgcctacattttggtcatcaaacatGTGATGACCCTCCTATTTTTCTGTGCAAATATTAATACACacgtcacttgtatgacccaccctaggacccccgggggatgtgcgtcatggttgggtcatttaccaaccaattagtgacgcagggtacggtcatttactcaatataTGCGTCTACAAACATACCCCGAGGGGTgcgtcagtgtcagtcactttacctaggtgcgCCAATGGTTAGGcgcatcagtgtcagtcaaaatacctaaatgcctaaaatggtgagtcaaatttgcgtcatgaggacagtcataatccttaacatgtgcgattgtgcgtcacaattttgaccaggggctcagtcattgtcggcaaatgtcagtcattgtttagacgcacatgtgggtcatggtatagttaaatccgacgcacctatgtaaagtgactcaccactcccgggggtcatagggtgggtcatacaagtgacatgtgtataaaccccctccagtatatttgggagtggggacccacccccttccaaagaaaatgccagccccttaggtTGACAGCTAGTTATAAAAATATACTACTTAGGACTCAGCTTTCAATGCTTGTTGTGAGTTGAATTCAAAGCTAGACACTTCTCGATAATAATTATGTACCGTACTGATGCCTGCTCAACATGATCATTCGGACATTCAATCAAATTCAACTAGTATGCATATATGCAATGATGATGCATGCCACGTGTACATGCATCTGAAAACATTTTATGTATCAGCAGTTTATTCAACACGTATGATATGTACTATACTAGGTCTTCATACATGTATTGACAACTGACTGGTTCATTGATTGCGATATtccaaatttgtagttactacaaagtACAACTGCttcataaggccaatgaaagtcaattccttgtttcccgttacacaatttttcatgactgtgtaggtgaccatttcatttttcattattcattattttatgccatttcattattgcatctgtacGTTACAGGTgaaaaccaataactacccatgtatgtgataaatcacagtttgtagttaactgatgtagtttacaaccacatgaaggtgattgtacaactattatccaaagtttcacaatattttttacggaaTAACATCAGAGCAGATAAAAAAGTGCGGGACATACGACATagaagtgagtaggtattcatgattaatataattaattattttaccatactgcaaagaaaatccgtgaaaatcaacagaaagatatttatgatatatttaaaaccacaattatttattggtttgttagaaatcaacattatattaaaaagaatgaaatatttggccagcaattggttttgagcggagtagggtaacgggaaactaggaatcgactttcattagcctaactaGGCATgttcataatattttgaaattgaataaattcatctaaaattgctttcattcaaaagagaatcatttaacttaaaaaatgaggggtcaatcatgtatgtaggcctactattggcaatgttatgaggaaaagtatgctcgcctgaatgtcccaaattTGGTGTCCCAGCATTATAATTATATCAGTAGCTTCCTATGTCttattatgtatatattttatggctaaatttttgagcacgaagggccattttacaaaaatgcactaatgtttcatgaaatgtggcttcTCCTTCTACTGCAATACTTGGCATAGTCCATCAGCTTGGATTTCCGCCAAGGCTTTCACTACTTGAATAGTATAGTATTCCACAAGTGCATTTTCACTCAAATTTATGCAGATTGgaatttttagggtcaaaatccaaattttcttcatttccctattggattacacagttaaggcaGGATCTTGGATCACAAGATGcttcccagacaaacaagaacctataATTAAATTAggaaattcttggccaaactggaacatgcttGTTGCGTCcgtgtagtgtactaagcgtgtacgcagtgtaaggcgcgtgtatactttcttctgtaccgcgctatattcgcgtgtgtctatcgcggagccactagcgttcacagtgttccagtttggccaagaattacttcatTTGATtatagaccagtgactttgactcgcgtagccGTAGTGAAgctgacactgcttagcaacgaatttgacaaggtcAAGGATGCATACTCgtacgcaaacaagcagacatgtccGCGTCTCTCGGAACAtgctgcatttgacgcgggcgacaacggcgcagtaatcacgcaagcgagcgcgtcaaacatgtatgcaATATTTCTCCGTGCCTAGCCCTAACcctgtcaatccgtcaatatcaccttggatacgggccGGGCTTTGACcccccgctgtggtaaaggatgggcagtcataggtctaggtatgTCTATGAGATGCTTAATGACgcccgccctcacatgttagAGAATGTGATCATGCCTAGCCTAACAGGCTAGCAGTGCAAACAAAATTCGACACACATAAGATCAAGTTTGGCGGTTTTAGGTCGGTCTGATTTTTAGGGCAAAACTGAACTCTTTCGACAATTCTTAATTTATAGTTCATATTGTTTTTCTTACCTTAAAAGTTACCTTTGAGCTTGTAAATATTATAACCCACGACGCGATGACTTTACATGTATTTACTTTGGCAGCTATACGTACGTAGACAGTAGTAGTAGGTTTACCGAGTAAACTGTGTGGCGATCAGCTGTTCCACGACCACgtcaataatttacataattattagcAGGTCAACTAATTTCAATATGAATAGTATTACTGATCCGCCCACTAAATGGCTATAAATCAAAAGTATATCatgaaaatggtagtttttaagaTTTATACGTATCAGaagtcaaataaaataataatgaaaacaaaatgaaacctaacaaataagaaatatgaaaataaaaacggGAAATTGTGAATAGCTCCGCCTCTTTGTCACGCCCATTTTGGGCACCTTTCCATGTCGTAACTTCCGGTAGCTCGcacaatttatagttttataaaGCGATTTTGAATAAACCTATTATGAATGACATCTCATGATGTGACGTTGTGTTCCCATTGTTCATTGCCTGGGAGCATGCGTAATCATGgtgctcatttttttttcatttaggaCCTGTGCTTTGTAAAGTCCACCACAGTAAAATAAAGCTGTGACCATGATGACAGTGTCAGTGGTTGTATGTACACACCAGTCCCTTTGCCTTGTATCTAGACCTGGTCGCGCCGGAGTCGCGAGGTAAAGCGACCAGTCATCGGCATCCCCTAGGTCAATTAGAGTTTCATCGTTTGTAATGTTGGTTCACAATGTGAACTTAATGTGAACCGAACTTAGTCTTTAAGTTGATTTTGAGCTATGTTGTATTTCAAGTATTTTTTCCACTGAATGACATGTGTTTGTCAGATATGGGATGTTGGATTCAACTTTTGCAGGAAAAACCTGAAATAATCAACAGAAGATGATAATCGTGAGTATAAATCAAACCACAGAGCAAAGCATGTCTTGGCTTTGAAACGTGTCCAATTTCGGGTCGATACGTTCAATAAGTAAGCTTATATTCaaggattttttcctcaaaaactgCGTAGCACGAATTCGGCAGATTTGACATAAATGAGCTGAACGTAGCACTAAACGGAACGATTTAGACAGGAAATAACTACTGAATGCACGTAAATTTACTTTTCCTCGCTCCAACCAATGCTGCAGAACTCTTTTTCGTTGAAAAAGTGGGAACATTCGTGAATTTTCATTGACAAAATAGCATGTACACATGATCGTTTTCCCAAGATGCAAAATCACATGAATTTTCTGTCTTGACGAGACTAATTTAGGCATTTGTTGAACTCCGAAGTTCGAAATAAGTATCATAATTCTTTCTTTGgagttttcaacattttatacCGAAATGATGCGGAAATCGGTAAAAGGGAAAGATATGAAATCTGGGGTGaaataaaaaagtgcgtgagccgatgtggaacattatatatacagacatatttacataatttcctaggACCTTGCacaagtgatcatgctcaaataaTAAACTAGAGAGGTTGGTGATTGATATGCACCATAaattttgaacctatgatcagtattgctaggcaaaaattaaCAGCAAACATGGCCGATTTTTCCATTTTGGACCAATTTGAAACCAAGCTTGGCCCGAGCCCTTAAGTACCACAACAACAAACATTAAAATGGCTTTTGTTCACGATCAAAGTTGTGAATGTACATTATCTCAATTAGACCTATTTACCGTACCACCCACACAAACCACCGTGGTCAACGGAACATGGACAGAATTTTTCCCTGTGTCAAGCATCACTTCAGATACAGCTCCTCTAGAATTCAACATAAATGGTGGTCATGGTGGTGACGAGTATTTAGATATGAGTAGCACCATTCTTCAGGTTCAAGCCAAAATTACCAAGGCTAATGGAGATGATCTGGAGGCTGAGGAGCAAGTGGGCCAGTCAACCTGTTTCTTCACTCTCACAAGCGGACATCTCTCTGAATGGACGTCTGGTATCTCATTCTAGTAGCACCTATGGCTACAGAGCTCTATTTGAGACTCTATTGAACTATGGAAAAGATGCAACAGAAAGTCAGCTTACATCTAGTTTGTTCTACAAGGACACGGCAACCAAGATGGATGTGGCAAATCCTCTTGCCACCAACAACACAGCCAACCTGGGACTAAAGAAACGGGCCACATTTACAGCCACCAGCAAGGTGAGTGACATGAGTGGTCCTCTTCACGCCGACATCTGTTTTCAGAGCAAGTACCTTCTTTCAGGTCTAGATCTTAAAATAAAACTGCACCGTGCCAAAGATTCATTCTGCCTCATGAGCGACGAGCTAGCCGCAGACTTTAAAGTGAAGATCGTTGGAGCCTCTCTGTTAATGCGGAAAGTCACATTAAGTCCACCCATTATTCTAGCACATGCTAAAGCTTTGGAAAAAGGCACAGCCAAGTATCCCGTCAAGAGAGTTTTGGTCAAGTCATTTACGGTACCACAGGGAGATCTGTCCATCACTAAGGAAGGACTATTCACAGGTCAGCTTCCTACTCGTCTTGTAGTTGGATTGGTCGACAACAGAGCTTTCAACGGGACTTACAATTTAAATCCGTACAACTTTCAGCATTTTGACCTGAACAAATTTGGAGTCTATATTAATGGACAGCAAGTACCTCTTCTGGCTCTTCGTCCTTTCACACCTAAATTTTCTGCAGAAGGTGGACAGCAATTCGTTCTGAATTACCAAACACTCTTTTCAGGACTTAACAGACAATACAAAGATTTCGGTGGTTGTGTGAACCGAGAAGAGTACCCTAATGGTTATTCCATCATATGCTTATATTTAACTTCAGATTACTCAGGAGGCGGGCATTTCCAGTTGAGAAAGAACGGCAACCTGCGGATGGAACTAGGTTTTGGTGCACCTCTTCCATCAACGGTCAATAGCTGTCAATGCTGTTGTTTTTGCggaatttgaaaatattattgaaattgatCAGTCCAGAAACGTTTTCCTTGACCAGGGAAGTTGAATACGGAGATAGAAACATGAATACTAGTGAATTGAATAATACTttaagtaatgtaatgtaaaaacTCATTTGTGGGTGTATTGCCATcagataaaatgtcaaaaatcaaaatgcagaAACCTTTATCATGTATAGTCAATACTGATCCATCAACAGCTCCAGGCTCCCACTGGTTAGCAATTTACATAGACCAGCATGGTAATGGAGAGTTTTTTGATTCCTACGGCATGCATCCTAGCCAGTACGAAGTCTGTTTGTTGACTTTTTAAATGATCGTTGTAAAAGATGGTCATTCAATCAAGTGGGATTGCAGGGACCATTTTCTGCCACTTGTGGCCAATACTGTCTATTTTACCTTTTGCATAGATGTAAGGGAATGCCTTTGAATGAAATTCTTGGTATATTCACAACTGATAAGAACATGAACGATATAATGGTCAATGAATATGTAAGAAAAAACTATCCATTAGCAACTAAAATCTATGACATGAAAACTTTGAAAGAGCAGATCGCCATAGCCttaataaaatataaatgatTTGTTTCATGAAATGGTGTTTGACACAACAAGCCAGTCATAACATATTGATTTAGATTGATGTAAATAAGGGGGACTACTATCTGGCACGTGTGTCATTGATTGTCAATAAATAATAGTCATGTGCCATGTATCATAATCATAACAAAGTCTtgtgtaaatattgtaaataattatgttaaagtttGCAGTGTTTGAAACTTTTGTTTTGTATGTACATAATTGGTTTAATAAAATGAATTCTTTCTTGATTCTGAATAAAGatgtctttgtgtaattttgttctgaGTCTGTcaaatacataatacacagtgaaCACacattcaaatgaaaaaaattaacaCACTGTCTCagcaatttttcaattttttttttcttttattactaCAACTAAAATACAGAATATTTAAG
Above is a window of Amphiura filiformis chromosome 20, Afil_fr2py, whole genome shotgun sequence DNA encoding:
- the LOC140143034 gene encoding uncharacterized protein F54H12.2-like, encoding MDVANPLATNNTANLGLKKRATFTATSKVSDMSGPLHADICFQSKYLLSGLDLKIKLHRAKDSFCLMSDELAADFKVKIVGASLLMRKVTLSPPIILAHAKALEKGTAKYPVKRVLVKSFTVPQGDLSITKEGLFTGQLPTRLVVGLVDNRAFNGTYNLNPYNFQHFDLNKFGVYINGQQVPLLALRPFTPKFSAEGGQQFVLNYQTLFSGLNRQYKDFGGCVNREEYPNGYSIICLYLTSDYSGGGHFQLRKNGNLRMELGFGAPLPSTVNSCQCCCFCGI